From Candidatus Doudnabacteria bacterium, a single genomic window includes:
- a CDS encoding glycoside hydrolase family 1 protein: MESSKTETKLNFPPGFLLGAASSAHQSEGNNMNSDWWRAEQAGLVPKSGEAADHYNRYEEDFKIAQEIGLNAMRISIEWARIEPVEGRWDAVAIEHYKKVLKAMKERGLTRMVTLWHWTLPQWLAEKKGFEKKEGVEAFARFTWFVAQNLGAEIDLWVTLNEPEVYCQQAYLSGVFPPFKKSRLVYWQVLGNLAQAHNKAYDAIKSYDPKAKVGIAKNSSYYRAFRKNNFFDRTVVFFADRIGNHYLLKKLISRLDFIGVNYYFYNIVKFDPRHIYQEMNNNFARGQLSLNDQQDRSDMGWVLYPEGIYHLLQDLKKYRLPIYVTENGVADILDSRRPKFIRETLEWVISAIKEGADVRGYFYWALTDNYEWTNGFGPRFGLIEIDYATQKRTVREKSAGVFKEVSIDS, translated from the coding sequence ATGGAATCTTCCAAAACCGAAACAAAATTGAATTTTCCCCCGGGTTTTCTGCTGGGCGCAGCCTCTTCAGCCCACCAGTCAGAAGGCAATAACATGAACTCGGATTGGTGGCGGGCAGAACAGGCCGGGCTGGTGCCAAAATCAGGAGAAGCCGCTGACCATTATAACCGATACGAAGAGGATTTTAAAATAGCTCAGGAGATCGGACTGAATGCCATGAGGATTTCCATCGAGTGGGCCAGGATCGAGCCTGTGGAAGGCCGGTGGGACGCGGTGGCTATAGAACACTATAAAAAAGTTTTGAAGGCCATGAAAGAGCGGGGATTGACCCGAATGGTGACATTATGGCATTGGACACTGCCGCAGTGGCTGGCGGAAAAGAAAGGTTTTGAAAAAAAAGAAGGCGTGGAAGCGTTCGCGCGGTTCACATGGTTTGTCGCCCAGAACCTGGGAGCGGAGATTGATCTGTGGGTCACATTGAATGAGCCGGAAGTCTATTGCCAACAGGCATATTTGTCGGGCGTTTTTCCGCCTTTTAAAAAAAGCAGATTAGTTTATTGGCAGGTGCTTGGCAATTTGGCCCAGGCCCATAATAAAGCTTATGATGCAATTAAGTCTTATGATCCGAAGGCAAAAGTAGGCATCGCAAAAAACAGCAGCTATTACAGGGCTTTCCGGAAAAATAATTTTTTTGACCGCACAGTGGTTTTTTTCGCCGACAGGATCGGCAATCATTATTTGCTGAAAAAACTGATCAGCCGCCTGGATTTTATCGGAGTCAATTATTATTTTTACAATATCGTGAAATTTGACCCAAGGCACATTTACCAGGAAATGAACAATAATTTCGCTAGAGGCCAATTATCCCTCAATGATCAGCAGGACCGTTCGGATATGGGCTGGGTTTTGTATCCGGAAGGCATTTATCATTTACTGCAGGATCTGAAAAAATACCGCTTGCCGATCTATGTTACGGAAAACGGCGTGGCCGATATCCTGGACAGCCGCAGGCCTAAGTTCATCCGCGAAACTTTGGAATGGGTGATAAGTGCGATCAAAGAAGGGGCTGACGTCCGCGGGTATTTCTATTGGGCTTTGACGGATAACTACGAATGGACAAACGGTTTCGGTCCGCGCTTTGGCCTGATAGAAATTGATTATGCCACGCAGAAAAGAACAGTCAGGGAAAAAAGCGCAGGCGTATTTAAGGAGGTATCCATTGATAGCTAG